A segment of the Aromatoleum aromaticum EbN1 genome:
CGTCAGCCGGCGCCACAGCCCGGCTTGCCAAGCTTCATCGGCGCGCGCGTCGTCCGGCAGGCCGGCGACTGTCCTCCCCGCGGACCATTCGGCGAGCCAGCGCGGGCGGTACGTGAGGTAGTGATCGAAGGCGCGCGCGACGCGTTCGGCGAGTTCGAAGCGCATCGTCGTGTCGGCTGTCCCGAGGTAACGCGAGAGCCGCGGGTGCGCGCCGGTCCAGGCAGCATCCTGGAACTGCTCGAAAATCCGCCACACGAGCAGCGCCGGCGCGAACGGGGACTGTTCGCCGACCGGGACGACCTTGTCGATCTGGCTCCACAGCCATTGCGCGAGGTACGAAAAGCGCAGGTTCGCCGCGACGCCTTCGCGTCGCGCCACCGCGAGCTCGACACTGCGGCGCAGCGCCGCACTCGGCACGACGATCTCGCGCCCGCCGAACGGACCCGGCTGCTCGACCGCGAGGCGCGCGAGCAGCGTTTCGAGGAGCACTTCGTAGCGGTTCGAGAAGGCGAGCGAGAGCATCGGCACGGGGCATGGCGGATCAGGGCGTCATGTTACCCGCTCCGCGCAGCTGCGGCGTCGCGCCGGCCTGCGGAGCGCGTACGGCGCAAGCAGGCAACCCGAGCTTCGGTCGCCGGGTTGCGTGACCTCCGCCCGGTCGGAAGCCCGGCTCAATCCGCCGGCAGGCCTGTCTGGCGCAGCTGCGCGCGCAAGCGTTCGACTTCATCGACGAGATCGGCGACGATCGCGGCGAGTTCGGGGTCGGCGTCGAAAGCACGTTCCAAGTCGCGCACGCGCCGCGCACGACGCAGGTCGCGACTCGTGAAGCGCGGCGCCGGCGTGACGACGACGCAGGTCAGCACGCCTGCCGCGACGCGCTCGAGCACCCACTGCGTGTCGACGCCGCACGCGTGCGCGAGCTCGTCGAGCGTCAGCGCCGCTTCGTCGAGCAGCAGGCCGGTGAAGACGTCCTGTCGGCTCATCGCTCAGCCTCCCAGACCCTGGCGCGGGTTGAACGCGAGCTCCTGCGCCATCGTTTCGTACAGTCGCCGCGCCGCGTCGGTGTCGGCGGGCGGCAGCACGACTTCGAGCACGAGGTAGAGGTCGCCCGGCTCCGCGGCCGGGATGCCGCGCCCTTTCAGCCGCAGCTTGCGTCCGGTCTGCGAGCCGGGCGGCACCCTGACCGACACCGTGCCTGCCGGCGTCGGCACGTCGATCGACGCGCCGAGCGCCGCTTCCCATGGCGCGACGGGCACTGTCTCGTGGACGTCGCGGCCGTCGACGCGATAGCGCCGATGCGGCCGGAAATGCACTTCGAGGTACAGGTCACCGGCCGTGCCGCCTCCCGTGCCCGGCATGCCCTGGCCGGCGAGCCGGATATGCTGGCCGTCGCGCACGCCTTTCGGAATCCGGACTTTCAGCACGCGCTCGTGCATCGACACGTGGCCCTGCGGGTCGAGCTGCGGCGCGCGCAGCGTGACCTCGCGCGTCGCGCCGTGGAACGCGTCATCCAGATCGATGACGATCTTCGCGTGGTGGTCCTCGCCGCGCGCACGAAAATGCGCCCCCCGCTGCCCATGCCCCATGCCGCCGAACAGGTCCGAGAAGAAATCGCTGAAGTCTCCCCCGTCGCCGCCGGGCCCACGGCGCGTGAATTCGAAACCGGCATCCCAGTTCGGCGGCGGACGGAAATCCTGTCCGGCATGAAAGCCGCGCCCGAGCTGGTCGTATGCCGCACGCCGCTCGGGGTCCGAGAGCACCGCATTGGCCTCGTTGATCTCCTTCATGCGCTGCTCGGCGTCGGCCACCTTGCTGACGTCCGGGTGATATTTGCGCGCGAGCTTGCGATACGCGCGGCGGATCTCGTCGGCCGACGCGCCGCGCTCGACGCCGAGCACCTGGTAGTAGTCCCTGAATTCCATCCGTCCGCGCCTCCCGATCGTGCCGCCGTGCCGGGTCCGGCACTGGTTCCGATTTCAAGATAGAGGCGGCGGCCCCGCTTGAAAAGGGGGCTTGAAGTCCGCCGCTCGCGACATCATATTGAATTTGCAGGGCGCCGCTGCGAATGCAGGCGCCGTGCCGGACGACGAAGTCCGTGCATGTTGAACCTGGATCGACAAGGAGGTTGTCATGTATGAATCCCTTCTGAGCTTTCCCGGCAGCCTGTTCGCCGATTTCGAGCGGCTGCAGCGCGAGCTGCAGCAGTCGCTCGGAGCGGTCGGCCAGCCGAGCAGCATCCGCGCCGTCGCGAGCGGCACGTTTCCCTCGATCAACGTCGGCAGCACACCCGGCTCGGTCGAAATCTACGCGTTCGCGCCCGGCATCGACCCATCGAAGCTCGACGTGCAGATCGACCGCGGCGTGCTGACGCTGTCGGGCGAACGCGAAAGCGCGCTGCCGACAGGCGAGGAGCGGCTCGCCCTCTATGCGTCCGAGCGCTTCGCCGGGCGTTTCCGGCGCACGGTGAGTCTGCCGGAGGACGTCGACCCCGAGCGCGTGACCGCGAACTACCGCGACGGCGTGCTGCATATCTCCGTCTCGCGGCACGAATCGGCGCAGCCGAAACGGATCGAGATCAAGTGAGTCACTGACCACGGAGGACATTGCGATGAACGACAAGCAGGAAGTCACAAAAGTCGAACCCAAGAACGATACCCCGGCGCTGCTGCCGCGGGTCGACGTGTTCGAGGACGGCACCGGCATCACGTTGCTCGCCGACCTGCCCGGTGTGCCGAAGGACAAGCTCGCGTTGCGCGTCGAAGGCGACACGCTGCAGGTGGAAGGCGAGATCACGCCCGAGACGCCGGGGAACATGGAGGCCATCTACGCCGAGCTGCGCTTGCCGCGCTATCTGCGCGCCTTCACGTTGAGCTCCGAACTCGACACCGAGAAGATCGAGGCGCAGTTCAAGGACGGCGTGCTCAGGCTGCGCATTCCGAAACATGCGCACGCGCAGCCGCGCAAAATCGAAGTGAAAGTCGCCTGACGGTCGTGAGACGGCGTTCGCGAAGAACCG
Coding sequences within it:
- a CDS encoding DnaJ C-terminal domain-containing protein, which produces MEFRDYYQVLGVERGASADEIRRAYRKLARKYHPDVSKVADAEQRMKEINEANAVLSDPERRAAYDQLGRGFHAGQDFRPPPNWDAGFEFTRRGPGGDGGDFSDFFSDLFGGMGHGQRGAHFRARGEDHHAKIVIDLDDAFHGATREVTLRAPQLDPQGHVSMHERVLKVRIPKGVRDGQHIRLAGQGMPGTGGGTAGDLYLEVHFRPHRRYRVDGRDVHETVPVAPWEAALGASIDVPTPAGTVSVRVPPGSQTGRKLRLKGRGIPAAEPGDLYLVLEVVLPPADTDAARRLYETMAQELAFNPRQGLGG
- a CDS encoding chaperone modulator CbpM; its protein translation is MSRQDVFTGLLLDEAALTLDELAHACGVDTQWVLERVAAGVLTCVVVTPAPRFTSRDLRRARRVRDLERAFDADPELAAIVADLVDEVERLRAQLRQTGLPAD
- a CDS encoding Hsp20/alpha crystallin family protein; the protein is MNDKQEVTKVEPKNDTPALLPRVDVFEDGTGITLLADLPGVPKDKLALRVEGDTLQVEGEITPETPGNMEAIYAELRLPRYLRAFTLSSELDTEKIEAQFKDGVLRLRIPKHAHAQPRKIEVKVA
- a CDS encoding Hsp20/alpha crystallin family protein; translation: MYESLLSFPGSLFADFERLQRELQQSLGAVGQPSSIRAVASGTFPSINVGSTPGSVEIYAFAPGIDPSKLDVQIDRGVLTLSGERESALPTGEERLALYASERFAGRFRRTVSLPEDVDPERVTANYRDGVLHISVSRHESAQPKRIEIK